From Actinomycetota bacterium:
CTCCACCGTCCACGCCCATCTCGAGGCGCTGCAGCGCAAGGGGTACCTGCGGCGCGACCCCACGAAGCCTCGGGCGATCGCGGTCCACTACGCCCCAGAGGTGGGTCCGGTCGAGTCCAAGTCCGGCGTGCGCCACGTCCCGCTGGTTGGGCGCGTCGCCGCCGGGGGCCCGGCGCTCGCGGTTGAGGAGGTCGAGGACGTCCTCGCGGTACCGGCCTCGCTCGTCGGAGACGGGACGCTCTTCATGCTCAGGGTCCAGGGCGAGTCGATGACGGGGGCCGGGATACAGCCGGGGGACATGGTCGTCGTGCGCAAGCAGGACGACGCCACGAGCGGCGAC
This genomic window contains:
- the lexA gene encoding transcriptional repressor LexA: MRTRRQRVEDLGPRQRKILDFILGAIEERGYPPSVREIAEAVGLASPSTVHAHLEALQRKGYLRRDPTKPRAIAVHYAPEVGPVESKSGVRHVPLVGRVAAGGPALAVEEVEDVLAVPASLVGDGTLFMLRVQGESMTGAGIQPGDMVVVRKQDDATSGDVVVALIEDEATCKTYVLHDGRPLLRAENPAYDDVVVTPETRIVGKVVALLRSY